GCATCGCCGGAAGCGCCAGCAGCGCGCAGGCGAGATACGCCGCCTCCCACCCGTGGCGCGCCGCGATCACCAGCGCCAGCGCCCCCGCGCCCGCGGAGCCGATCCGCCAGCCATACTGGTTCATCCCCGTGCCCACGCCCAGCTGGCGCGGCTCCAGTATCTCGATGCGATAGGCGTCGATCACGATGTCGAACGTCGCCCCCGCCGCACCGACCAGGATCGCGGCGGTCGCGGTCGCGCCGATGCTGGCCACCGGATCGACCAGCGCCAGATTGGCCACCGCCGCGATCACCAGCACGCCCGCCAGCAGCATCCACGACACGCGCTGTCCCAGCCGCGACAGCAGCGGCAGCCGCACCCCGTCGACCATCCACGCCCAGAGGAACTTGATGTTATAGACCAGGAACGCGAGGCTGAACGCGGTCACCGTCTTCTTGTCGATCCCGCTCTGCGCCAGCCGCGAGGTCAGCGTGGCGGCGATCATCGAATAGGGAAAGCCCGACGATATCCCCAGCGCCAGCGCGGCCAGCGGCGCGCGCTCGACATAGGGCCTGATGCCGTCCACCCAGGTGCGGCCCCGCACATCGCCGTCGATCAACTACCTGCTCCCGCCATAAGCCGGCGACTGTAGAAGCGCCGCGAAGGGGGAGCAACGCCGCGATCAGGTGCCCGCGAACAGCCTGAACCCGCTCGGCATCCGGCGCGGCGGCTTGCCCGCGATCGCCTGCTCCACCGCGACGATCGCGTTGAGCAGGTCGCGCTGCGCATAGGGCTTGGCGAGGCAACCGATCGCCAGCGCCTGCGCGTCCGCCGGGCAGGCGCTGGTGACGAACATCACCGGCGTGCCCCGCTCGTGCGCTGCGCGCGCCACCTCGACGCCGCTGCCGTCGGCCAGGTTCACGTCGACCAGGATCAGGTCCAGCACCGCGCCGTCCGCCAGCACCGCGACCGCATCCGCCACGCGGTCGACCGTCGCGATCACCTGATACCCCTGCTCGGTCAGCAGGTGCTCGGTATCGAACGCGACCAGCGGCTCGTCCTCCACCACCAGCAGTCGCTCGATCGTCCGTTCCCTGCGCCCGAACATCATGCCCGCCTGTCTGTCCCGTTACGCGGTCATAACGCGAACACGGCCGTTCGGTCGCAAATAATTCCTCACGCGTGCGAAGCGAGTCGGCTAAGTGGCGCGGATGGCCGAAACTCCCCCCCAGCACCGGATCGCCAAACTTCTCGCCCGCGCCGGCGTCGCCTCGCGTCGCGAGGTCGAGCGGATGATCGTCGACGGGCGCGTCGCGAAGGACGGCGTGGTCCTCGACACCCCCGCGACGGTCCTCCCCTCGCTCGACGGCGTCACCGTCGACGGCGATCCGGTCGCCGCCGCGGAGCCGACGCGGCTGTTCCTGTTCCACAAGCCCGCCGGCGTCCTGACCGCGGAGCGCGACTTTTCCGGGCGCCCGACGATCTACGACCGCCTGCCCAAGGACCTGCCGCGGCTGGTCCCGGTCGGCCGGCTCGACCTGAATACGGAGGGGTTGCTGCTGCTGACCACCGACGGTGCGTTCAAGCGTCAGCTGGAGCTGCCCTCGACCGGGGTCGAGCGCACCTATCGCGCACGCGCCTATGGCCATGTGACGCAGGCACATCTGGAGGAATTGATCCACGGCGTGGAGGTGGAGGGCGTTCGCTACGGCCAGATCGACGCCAATCTGGAGCGGCGCACCGGCACCAACGTCTGGATCGAGATGACGCTGCGCGAGGGCAAGAACCGCGAAGTGCGGCGCGTGCTGGAATATCTCGGCCTGCGCGTCAGCCGGCTGATCCGCACGCGCTACGGCCCGTTCGTGCTCGGCGACCTGCCGGTGGGCGGGATCGGCGAGGTCCGCGACGGTGATGTCGCGGCGTTCCGCCAGACGCTGAAGACCGCGCCCGCTGTCCGGGAGCGCACCCCCGACGTCGACGTCGCCGCCACGACGCGGCGTCAGCGCAGCACGATGCCCTCGGCAACGCGCCCCGCCGGATCGTCGCGCGGTGCGGCGACACCCGCGCGCGCCATGCCGCCGCGTGATCCGGCACGGCAGACGCGCGACACGCCGCGGCCCGCGCGTGACCCGGCACGGCCCGTTCGCGCTCCCGAACGGCCCGCCCGCAGCGGCGCGCCATCGGCCCGTGCCGACGTGCGACCGATGCGCGGGCCGGCAGGCACCGCCGCCCCGGCGCGCGACGGCAACGCGCGAAACGATGCGCGCCGGTCCGCCGCGCCGCAACCGCCGCGCAAGACGCTCACCCCGGCGACCGAACCGGAAGCGCCCACCCGGCGGGAGCCGATCAAGCGCAAGGCCGGCTGGGCCAAGCCCAAGCCGCGCACCGGCCCTGCCCCGCGCGGAGGGAAGCGCAAGTGAGGATCATCGCCGGCCAGTGGCGCGGTCGACCGCTCGCCGCGCCGAAGGGCGACACCACCCGCCCCACCGCCGACCGCACGCGCGAGGCGCTGTTCTCGATGCTGACCAGCCGGCTGGGCACCTTCGACGAACTGGCGGTGGCGGATCTCTTCGCGGGCTCCGGCGCGCTGGGGCTGGAGGCGCTGTCGCGCGGCGCCGCGACCTGCCTGTTCGTGGAGCAGGACAAGGCAGCGCTCGACGTGCTGCGCGCCAATGTCGCCAGGCTGGGCGCGGGTGGCTGCGACGTGCGCGCCATTTCCGCACTGTCGCTCGGGCCGGCGCGCGCACCGCTCGACCTCGTCATGATGGACCCGCCCTATGGCACCGGCGCGGGCGCGGTGGCGGCGGACAAGCTCGCGCGGCTCGGCTGGATCGGACCCGCCACCTGGGTGTCGATCGAGACGGCGTGGAACGAGGATGTCGCGGTCGACGGCTTCGTCGTCGACGCCGACCGGGTCTATGGGCGAGCGCGGATCACGCTGCTGCGGAAGGAAGAATGATTCACGCGAAGCCGCGAAGGCGCGAAGGCGCCACCCCCCGAGGATGGCGATCGGAAGACATCAACGGTCGGCCATCGTCTTCCGACCGCAACGTCGCGCGAAACCTCTTCGCGTCTTCGCGTCTTCGCGTGAAATCTACGACCCCTCCACCGGCACCGCGTCGGCGACCGGCCGCGTCTTCATCAGCAGCAGCGCCCCCAGGCTGGTGAGCGACATCACCGCCAGATAGCCCCCCACCAGCGTCAATCCGCCACGCTCCGCCAGCGCCTGCGCCGCGACCGGGGTCAGCCCGCCGCCGATGATCCCCGCCATGTTGAACGCCAGACTGACGCCGGTGTAGCGCACCCGCGCCGGGAACAGCCCCGGCAGCCACGCGCCCAGCGGACCGTAGACGAACCCCATCACGAACAGCGCGAACGCCAGCGCGGCGAAGATCACCGGAATCGATCCCGATCCCAGCCCCGGCGCCAGCGCGAACCCCGCGACCACGGCACCGGCGCAGCCCCATTTCAGCACATGCGCCGCGCTCGTCCGGTCCGCCCACACGCCCGACAGCGCGATGCCGACCGCCATGAACAGGATCGCCCCCAGTTGCAGCGCCAGCATCGTCTGCCGCCCGATCCCCAGGTTGGTGACCGCATATCCCAGCGCGAACGCGGTCGCGAGATAATAGACCGCGAAGCACGCCACCGCGCCCAGCGTCCCACCGATCGCGGCGCGCCAGTGGTGGCGCAGCAGCTCGCCCATCGGCACCGCCGGCGGCGGCCCCTCCTCCAGCACCTGCGCGAAGGCGGGCGTCTCCGCGATCTTCAGCCGCACCCACAACCCCAGCCCGACGAGCACCACCGACAGCAGGAACGGGATGCGCCAGCCCCAGGCCATGAAATCGCCCGGCGACATCGCGCTGCCCAGGATCAGGAACAGGCCGTTCGCCGCGATGAACCCCACCGGAGCGCCCAACTGCGGCACCATCCCATAGCGTCCGCGATAGCCCGGCGGCGCATTCTCCACCGCCAGCAGCGCCGCGCCGCCCCATTCGCCGCCCAGCCCGAACCCCTGACCGAAGCGCAACAGGCACAAAAGCAGCGGCGCCAGATAGCCCGCCGTGGCGAAGGTCGGCAGGAACGCGATGGCGAGCGTCGATCCGCCCATCAGCATCAGGCTGGCGACCAGCGTCGACTTCCGCCCGATGCGGTCGCCGTAATGGCCGAACGCCCACGCCCCCACCGGCCGCGCGAGGAAGGCCACCGCCAGGCTGGCGTAGGACGCCAGCAACTGCGTCGACGGCGTATCCGCCGGAAAGAACAGCGGCCCGAACACCAGCGATGCCGCGGTGGCGTAGATGTAGAAATCGTAGAACTCGACCGACGTCCCCACCAGGCTGGCGAGCAGGATACGGCGATGGGAGGCGGGCAGCGCGGCAGTCGTCGACATAGGCGGGGTCATCGGCGCGCAACGGCGATCCGGTCAAGCCACGATCGCGATGCGGCCCGGGTTACGAAAATGTCTGCGCCCGACATATTCCAGCAACGAAGGCCGGGTAGAGCCCTTCTCGCGGTGCCCTCCCCCCTGTCGGGCACCGTGACGATCGGGCGCCCCCCGCCCGATCCTTCCCTGAACTACGGGGCGGTTCGTCTGACGAGCCGCCCCTTTTTTTGCCGGGCGCCGGGGCAGGATTCGCCCTCCGGCGGCGCCGCTTCCCCGGGATGGCGAAAGGCGAGACCATCGAAAAGGTGTCACCGTGCTCCTGCGCGGGCAGGAGCCCAGGGTTGCACGTCCCACAAGGCGGTGTTCTGCCTGGCCCTGGGCTCCTGCCTCCGCAGGAGCACGGCATGGGCCCGGCGCCGTTGCCGCCGTTTTGCTAAGGTCCCGCGAAGCCGGGCCCAGTGGGCAAAAGGCCGATGACGGGCAGCGCCTGCCGTTCCATCACCCAGCCGACGGTTTCGGCCTCAGAACCCGCCGGCGCGCACCAGCGTCAGCAGCGCCCAGTAAAGCAGCCCGGACAGCAGCATCGCCACCGGCAGCGTCATGATCCACGCCGCCGCCAGCTGGACGATGGTGCGGCGCTGCAAGCCGTGCCCGCTCGCCACCGACGCGCCCGCCACGCCCGACGACAGGATATGCGTCGTCGACACCGGCAGGCCGAAGCGGTCCGCGGCCAGGATCGTGCCCGCCGCCACCAGTTCGGCGGAGGCGCCCATGGCATAGGTCATGTGCTGCTTGCCGATCTTCTCGCCCACGGTGACGACGATCCGCTTCCAGCCGACCATCGTTCCCAGCCCCAGCGCCAGCGCGACCGCGACCTTGACCCACAGCGGAATGAACCGCGTGCCGGCCTCCAGCTTGCCGCGATAGGCCTGTAGCGTCGACTGCTCGGCATCGCTCAGGTGCGCCGACGGTGCCTTGGCGATCGCGCGGGTCGCCTCCAGCACCAGATACATGTCGTTGCGGATGTTGGGCGCGGCCGCCGCCGGCACCCGGCTGAACGCGCCATAGCCCGCGACCTGTCGCGACACCTCGCCCGATACCGCCACCACCGCGCTATAGGCGGCGGGCGTCGTCGTGGCGCGCTGCTCCAACGCCTTCGCCAGCGTGTCGCGCGCCGCGGGCAGCGGCATGTCGATCGCCCCGTGGCGGCGCAGCACGCCCGCCGCCGCCTCCGCGCTCGCGACGAAGGCGGGCGTCTGGCTGGCCGGCAGCGTGCGGTTGAGCGCATAGGCGGTGGGCGCGCAGCCGATCAGGATCAGCATGATGAGGCCCATGCCCTTCTGCCCGTCGTTCGACCCGTGGCTGAACGACACCGCGGTGCACGTGAAGATCAGCAGCGCCCGGATACCCCTGGGCGGCGGCGTATCGCCCTTCGGCGCCTGCGTCAGCCTGGGATTGCGGGTGACGATACGCAGCACGACCAGCAGCAGCGCGGCGGCGCAGAAACCGATCACCGGCGCCATCAGCAGCCCCGACAGCACCTTCGTCGCCTGGCTCCAGTCGACGCCCGCCGCACCGCCGCTCGCGCTGTTGATGAGCTGGTTGGCGAGGCCGACGCCCAGCACCGATCCGATCAGCGTGTGGCTGGAGCTGTTGGGCAGCCCGACGTACCAGGTGGCCAGGTTCCACAGCACCGCCGCCAGCAGCAGCGCGAAGATCATCGCGAAGCCCGCGCCCGATCCGACGTTCAGGATCAGGTTCACCGGCAGCAGCGTGACGATCGAATAGGCGACCGCGCCCGACGACAGCATCACGCCCAGGAAGTTGAAGAACCCCGACCACACGACCGCGAAATGCGCGGGCATGGCGTTGGTGTAGATCACCGTCGCCACCGCATTGGCGGTATCGTGAAAGCCGTTCACGAACTCGAAGCCGAGCGCAATCACCAGCGCGAGCGCGAGGAACAGGAACACCCCGCCCGCCATCTGCTCGCCCACCTGGCGCACGTCGCTGATGACGCTGCCCACCGCGAAGCCGAAGCCGAGCGCGACCACGGCGATGAAGACCCAGCGCGCCACCGGATTCGGGGGCGAATCGAACCGGCGGGCGGCGGCGGACGGCTCCGAAGGAATCGCCGCAAGGACATCAGCTGTCATGATGATCGCCCATTGCCGCTACGCGTGACGCTTTCATGACATATGTTACCAGTCCGCCGCCTCGCGCTTGTCAACACGGCACGCGACGATCGGCTCCCCGGCCGCGGCGGAGCGGTGTCGCGCAACGCGCCCGCCGGGTGCCGCGACCGCCATCGCCGTCCCGCGCGCGCGCCCGGACCGCGCGATCCTGCGACGATCGCGCGAAACAATCCGGGCCCGTGGCCATGTCCGAAGGGGCGCGGGCGGCGCTTGCGCCGGATACCCGCCGGCGCCCGCCCGCGTCAGCGCGCCAGCGCCGCCGCCATCAGCGGCACGACCGTGTTCAGCGCCTTCATCGGACGGATCATCACCTTGAACGAGACGATCCGTCCGTCCTCGTCCCAGCCGATGATGTCCACGCCGTCCACCTTGATCGCGTCGCCGATCGTGCAGGTGAACTCCAGCACCGCCGAGCGCTCCGCGCGCCATTCGCCGACGTAGGTGAAATCGTCGCCGCCCAGCACTTCGGCCGCGGCGGAGAGATATTTCATCGTCACGGCCTTGCCGACCTGCGGCGTATGGACCGCCGGGCTGTGGAAGACGACGTCCTCGGCCAGCAGCGCCGCGAGCGTGTCGGCGGACGGCGCGTGCATGTAATCGTGCCACGCGGCGATCGGATCGGTCACGCCTCCATCCCCGGATAGGTCGCGAATTCCGGCAGGGTGGCGATGTCCCGCATCCACGGCAACCGCTCCTTCACCATGATATGCGCGCCCGGCGCATGATCCTGCGGCGCGTCGAGCGTGCCGGACTGGATATCGATCAGCCCCGGCAGCACCTGCTCGTTGCGATAGAACAGCCCCGTTCCGCACGCCGCGCAGAAATGCCGCGTCGCGCCCGGGGACGAAGCGTAGGCCGCGGGCTCGCCCTCGATCGTCACGTCCGCCTCGCGGAACGCGATCCACCCCGCCAGCGGCGCTCCCGACCAGCGTCGGCAGTCGCCGCAATGGCACAGCGCATGATGCTCCGCGGTACCCTGCGCGGTGTAGCGCACCGCCCCGCAATGGCACCCGCCCGTGATCGCCATCCTGAATCCTCCCTGCCGTTGCCGGAATGTTCCCACGCCCGCGCCGTTCTGGCAACCCTCGTCGTGTACGCACGGGGTTGCCGCCCCGGTCGCCGTTCCCTACCTGTTCGGTGGTGAACGACGTTATCGACCCGCCCTATCTCGCCAGCCTGAACCCGCCGCAGCGCCAGGCGGTGCTGACCACCGACGGCCCCGTCCTCGTGCTCGCCGGCGCCGGCACCGGCAAGACCGCGGCGCTGACCGCGCGCCTCGCGCACCTGCTCTACACCCGCAAGGCCTATCCGTCGGAGATCCTGAGCGTCACCTTCACCAACAAGGCCGCGCGCGAGATGCGCGAGCGGGTCGGGCGGCTGGTCGGCGACATGGTGGAGGGGATGCCGTGGCTCGGCACCTTCCACGCCATCGGGGCGAAGATGCTGCGCCGCCATGCCGAGCTGGTGGGTTTGCAGAGCAATTTCACGATCCTCGACACCGACGATCAGCTGCGCCTGCTCAAGCAGCTGGTGATCGCCGCGGACATCGACGAGAAGCGCTTCCCCGCGCGCAGCCTCGCCGGGCTGATCGACGAGTGGAAGAACAAGGGGCTGACCCCGCGCGAGATCGATGCGGGCGAGAGCGAGCGCTACGCCAACGGCCGCGGCGGCGAGCTGTACCAGCTTTATCAGGAGCGGTTGAGGGCGGTGAACGCCTGCGACTTCGGCGACCTGCTGCTCCACATGCTCACCATCCTGAAGACCGAGCGCGCGGTGCTGGAGCAGTATCAGCAGCGCTTCCGCTACATCATGGTCGACGAGTATCAGGACACCAATTCGGTCCAGTACCTGTGGCTGCGGCTGCTGGCGCAGGAGCGGCGCAACATCTGCTGCGTCGGCGACGACGACCAGTCGATCTATTCCTGGCGCGGCGCGCAGGTCGAGAATATCCTGAAGTTCGAGAAGGACTTCCCCGGCGCCACCGTCATCCGGCTGGAGCAGAACTACCGCTCCACCCCGCACATCCTCGCCGCCGCCTCGGGCGTGATCGCGAACAACGGCGGGCGGCTGGGCAAGGAATTGTGGACCGAGCTCGACGCGGGCGAGAAGGTGCGCGTGCTCGGCGTCTGGGACGGGCCCGAGGAGGCGCGGCGCGTCGGCGACGAGATCGAGGCGGCGCAGCGCAGCGGCACCAGCCTCGACGACGTCGCCATCCTCGTCCGCGCGCAACACCAGACCCGCGAGTTCGAGGATCGCTTCATCGCGATCGGCCTGCCCTACAAGATCGTCGGCGGTTTCCGCTTCTACGAACGCGCCGAGATCCGCGATGCGCTGGCGTACCTTCGCGTCGTCAACCAGCCCGCCGACGACCTCGCGTTCGAGCGCATCGTCAATACGCCCAAGCGCGGGCTCGGCGACAAGGCGATCGCGCGGCTGCACCAGCTGGCGCGTGGACAGGATATGCCGATGTCGATCGCCGCGGCGCGCATCCTCGACACCGACGAACTGACGCCGCAGGCGCGCAAGTCGCTCGGTCGCTTCGTCGGCGACATCGCGCGCTGGCGCGACATGGCGCGTGACCTGCCGCATGCCGAGCTGGCGCGGCAGATCCTCGACGAGAGCGGCTATACCGCGATGTGGCAGGCGGAGAAGTCGGCCGAGGCCGCGGGGCGGCTGGAGAACCTCTCCGAGCTGGTGCGCGCGATGGAGGAATATGACAGCCTCGGCGCATTCCTGGAACATGTCAGCCTCGTCATGGACAATGACGCCACGCGCGAGGATCCGAAGGTCACGATCATGACGATCCATGCCGCCAAGGGGCTGGAATTCGGCACCGTGTTCCTGGTCGGATGGGAGGAAGGCATCTTCCCGTCGCAGCGCGCGATCGATGAGGGGGGCACGCGCGCGCTGGAGGAGGAACGCCGCCTCGCCTATGTCGCGATCACCCGCGCCCGCCGCCGCGCGACGATCCTCCACGCCGCCAACCGCCGCATCTACGGCCAGTGGACCTCCTCGATCCCGTCGCGCTTCGTCGGCGAATTGCCGCCCGCCCATGTCGAGAGCGAGACGAGCATGTCGGGCGGCGAGAGCCTGTGGCGCGCCAACTGGTCGGAGCATGCCGATCCCTTCGCCAATGTCGCGCGCGGCGCGGGGCGCGGGCCCGGGTGGCAGCGCGCCGCGGGGACGCTCGGCAGCGCGGGGGGCAGCAAGCCCGGCGGCGAATGGACCAGCCGCACCTTCACGAAGGAGCCTGTCCGTGTGGTCGAGAGCCGCGCCTCCGCGGTCAGCCTGGGCAACAAGGGGCGCAGCGACCTGTCGACCGGCCAACGCGTGTTCCACCAGAAGTTCGGCTACGGCACGATCGCGGAGATCGAGGGCAACAAGCTCGAGATCGACTTCGAACAGGCCGGGCGCAAGCGCGTGATGGACAGTTTCGTCACCACCCCGTGAGGCGTTCCGCGAATACGCGCGTTGCCGCTGCATGTCCGAGACAGCCGAAAAATCCGATCCCCCGCTGTGGGAAAAGGTGAAGGAAGAGGTCACCGCCGGCACCAAAGGCGGCAGGAAGGGCCAATGGTCCGCGCGCAAGGCGCAGCTGGCGGTGGCGGAATACAAGAAGCGCGGCGGCGGCTATGTGGGCGGCAAGGACGACGATAACTCCCTCCACCAGTGGACCGAGGAGGAGTGGGGCACGAAGTCGGGCAGGGAGAGCGGCAAGACCGGCGAACGCTACCTGCCGAAGAAGGCGCGCGAGGCGCTGTCCGACGACGAATACCGCCGCACCACGAAGAAGAAGCGCGCCGATACGAGGAAGGGCAAGCAGTTCAGCGCGCAACCCGACGACGTGGCGAAGAAGACCGCCCGCCACCGCGACCACCGCACGAAGGCGGAATTGTATGCGGAGGCGAAGAAGCGCGACGTGCCGGGCCGGTCGACGATGACCAGGGACGAACTGATCGACGCGCTGGGCTAGGGCGCCCGGGCCCCCTCCCATTATCGTCATGCCGGACGTGTTCCGGCATCCAGGGTTCCGCGCACCTCACCATCGTGGGGCGCGCGACACCCTACGTCTAGAGTCAGTTTCGATCATGTTTGCACGTAGCCTGAGTGTCGGAGGTAGTTTGCGCATTCGGCGGGTCTGAAGCGTTTGAGGATGTGCTTGAGGGCTGTGACGATGGCGTCGAAGGAGCGCGGGGCGGCCTTTCGGAGCAGCGCCTTGATCTTGGCGAAGGCCTGCTCGATCGGGTTGAAGTCGGGGCTGTAGGCTGGAAGGTAGAGCAGGCCCATGCCTGCATCCTCGAGACACTGCCGGACGCCGTCGACCTTGTGGGCCGCCAGGTTGTCGCAGACCACGATGCTGCCGGGCGGCAGTTCGGGGATGAGGTGATCGGTCAGCCATTGCTGGAAGATGCGGCCGGTCATCGGCGTGTCGATCAGCATCGGCGCGGCGATGCCGTCGTGGCGCAGGCCGGCGACGAAGGTCGAGGTCATCCAGTGCCCGTGGGGTGCCTTGCCGAGCAGCGGCTTGCCCTTCCGGCCCCAGCCGCGCAGCCGGGTCATGCTGGTGGTCGTCCCTGTCTCGTCGACGAAGACCAGCGACGTGAAGTCCAGTCCGGCCTGTGCGGCACGCCAGACCTCGCGCGCGACCGCGACGTCCGGCCGGTCCTGCTCAGCCGCGAAGATGGTCCTTTTTTTTGTGCCGCAGCCCCAGCCTGCGCACCGTCCGCCAGACGCTCGCATAACTGACCTCGATCCCGCGCCCGGCCAGCTCGCTCCTGACTTCGCCCAGCGTCAACTCCGGCACCTCGGCCAGCCGCTCGCCGATCCAGCCCGCCTGATCCAGCAGCTTCGAGCGCCGATCGCCGCCCATCGGCCGCGCCGCGTGGCTGCTCTCGCGCCGGT
The sequence above is drawn from the Sphingomonas adhaesiva genome and encodes:
- a CDS encoding inorganic phosphate transporter, producing MTADVLAAIPSEPSAAARRFDSPPNPVARWVFIAVVALGFGFAVGSVISDVRQVGEQMAGGVFLFLALALVIALGFEFVNGFHDTANAVATVIYTNAMPAHFAVVWSGFFNFLGVMLSSGAVAYSIVTLLPVNLILNVGSGAGFAMIFALLLAAVLWNLATWYVGLPNSSSHTLIGSVLGVGLANQLINSASGGAAGVDWSQATKVLSGLLMAPVIGFCAAALLLVVLRIVTRNPRLTQAPKGDTPPPRGIRALLIFTCTAVSFSHGSNDGQKGMGLIMLILIGCAPTAYALNRTLPASQTPAFVASAEAAAGVLRRHGAIDMPLPAARDTLAKALEQRATTTPAAYSAVVAVSGEVSRQVAGYGAFSRVPAAAAPNIRNDMYLVLEATRAIAKAPSAHLSDAEQSTLQAYRGKLEAGTRFIPLWVKVAVALALGLGTMVGWKRIVVTVGEKIGKQHMTYAMGASAELVAAGTILAADRFGLPVSTTHILSSGVAGASVASGHGLQRRTIVQLAAAWIMTLPVAMLLSGLLYWALLTLVRAGGF
- the rsmD gene encoding 16S rRNA (guanine(966)-N(2))-methyltransferase RsmD, with amino-acid sequence MRIIAGQWRGRPLAAPKGDTTRPTADRTREALFSMLTSRLGTFDELAVADLFAGSGALGLEALSRGAATCLFVEQDKAALDVLRANVARLGAGGCDVRAISALSLGPARAPLDLVMMDPPYGTGAGAVAADKLARLGWIGPATWVSIETAWNEDVAVDGFVVDADRVYGRARITLLRKEE
- a CDS encoding nuclear transport factor 2 family protein — protein: MTDPIAAWHDYMHAPSADTLAALLAEDVVFHSPAVHTPQVGKAVTMKYLSAAAEVLGGDDFTYVGEWRAERSAVLEFTCTIGDAIKVDGVDIIGWDEDGRIVSFKVMIRPMKALNTVVPLMAAALAR
- a CDS encoding ATP-dependent helicase — protein: MNDVIDPPYLASLNPPQRQAVLTTDGPVLVLAGAGTGKTAALTARLAHLLYTRKAYPSEILSVTFTNKAAREMRERVGRLVGDMVEGMPWLGTFHAIGAKMLRRHAELVGLQSNFTILDTDDQLRLLKQLVIAADIDEKRFPARSLAGLIDEWKNKGLTPREIDAGESERYANGRGGELYQLYQERLRAVNACDFGDLLLHMLTILKTERAVLEQYQQRFRYIMVDEYQDTNSVQYLWLRLLAQERRNICCVGDDDQSIYSWRGAQVENILKFEKDFPGATVIRLEQNYRSTPHILAAASGVIANNGGRLGKELWTELDAGEKVRVLGVWDGPEEARRVGDEIEAAQRSGTSLDDVAILVRAQHQTREFEDRFIAIGLPYKIVGGFRFYERAEIRDALAYLRVVNQPADDLAFERIVNTPKRGLGDKAIARLHQLARGQDMPMSIAAARILDTDELTPQARKSLGRFVGDIARWRDMARDLPHAELARQILDESGYTAMWQAEKSAEAAGRLENLSELVRAMEEYDSLGAFLEHVSLVMDNDATREDPKVTIMTIHAAKGLEFGTVFLVGWEEGIFPSQRAIDEGGTRALEEERRLAYVAITRARRRATILHAANRRIYGQWTSSIPSRFVGELPPAHVESETSMSGGESLWRANWSEHADPFANVARGAGRGPGWQRAAGTLGSAGGSKPGGEWTSRTFTKEPVRVVESRASAVSLGNKGRSDLSTGQRVFHQKFGYGTIAEIEGNKLEIDFEQAGRKRVMDSFVTTP
- a CDS encoding GFA family protein, with translation MAITGGCHCGAVRYTAQGTAEHHALCHCGDCRRWSGAPLAGWIAFREADVTIEGEPAAYASSPGATRHFCAACGTGLFYRNEQVLPGLIDIQSGTLDAPQDHAPGAHIMVKERLPWMRDIATLPEFATYPGMEA
- a CDS encoding pseudouridine synthase, whose translation is MAETPPQHRIAKLLARAGVASRREVERMIVDGRVAKDGVVLDTPATVLPSLDGVTVDGDPVAAAEPTRLFLFHKPAGVLTAERDFSGRPTIYDRLPKDLPRLVPVGRLDLNTEGLLLLTTDGAFKRQLELPSTGVERTYRARAYGHVTQAHLEELIHGVEVEGVRYGQIDANLERRTGTNVWIEMTLREGKNREVRRVLEYLGLRVSRLIRTRYGPFVLGDLPVGGIGEVRDGDVAAFRQTLKTAPAVRERTPDVDVAATTRRQRSTMPSATRPAGSSRGAATPARAMPPRDPARQTRDTPRPARDPARPVRAPERPARSGAPSARADVRPMRGPAGTAAPARDGNARNDARRSAAPQPPRKTLTPATEPEAPTRREPIKRKAGWAKPKPRTGPAPRGGKRK
- a CDS encoding IS630 family transposase, which gives rise to MRASGGRCAGWGCGTKKRTIFAAEQDRPDVAVAREVWRAAQAGLDFTSLVFVDETGTTTSMTRLRGWGRKGKPLLGKAPHGHWMTSTFVAGLRHDGIAAPMLIDTPMTGRIFQQWLTDHLIPELPPGSIVVCDNLAAHKVDGVRQCLEDAGMGLLYLPAYSPDFNPIEQAFAKIKALLRKAAPRSFDAIVTALKHILKRFRPAECANYLRHSGYVQT
- a CDS encoding helix-turn-helix domain-containing protein, with protein sequence MGKAYSDDLRKRVVAAMATGRSCREVGAAFDVAPSTAGNWWRRYRRESSHAARPMGGDRRSKLLDQAGWIGERLAEVPELTLGEVRSELAGRGIEVSYASVWRTVRRLGLRHKKKDHLRG
- a CDS encoding MFS transporter; translation: MSTTAALPASHRRILLASLVGTSVEFYDFYIYATAASLVFGPLFFPADTPSTQLLASYASLAVAFLARPVGAWAFGHYGDRIGRKSTLVASLMLMGGSTLAIAFLPTFATAGYLAPLLLCLLRFGQGFGLGGEWGGAALLAVENAPPGYRGRYGMVPQLGAPVGFIAANGLFLILGSAMSPGDFMAWGWRIPFLLSVVLVGLGLWVRLKIAETPAFAQVLEEGPPPAVPMGELLRHHWRAAIGGTLGAVACFAVYYLATAFALGYAVTNLGIGRQTMLALQLGAILFMAVGIALSGVWADRTSAAHVLKWGCAGAVVAGFALAPGLGSGSIPVIFAALAFALFVMGFVYGPLGAWLPGLFPARVRYTGVSLAFNMAGIIGGGLTPVAAQALAERGGLTLVGGYLAVMSLTSLGALLLMKTRPVADAVPVEGS
- a CDS encoding response regulator, which encodes MMFGRRERTIERLLVVEDEPLVAFDTEHLLTEQGYQVIATVDRVADAVAVLADGAVLDLILVDVNLADGSGVEVARAAHERGTPVMFVTSACPADAQALAIGCLAKPYAQRDLLNAIVAVEQAIAGKPPRRMPSGFRLFAGT